Part of the Henckelia pumila isolate YLH828 chromosome 2, ASM3356847v2, whole genome shotgun sequence genome is shown below.
TCTTCTAATCTTGAATCCCAATAGGCGACACACGTGGGAAGGATAGATTTTGCTTAGAATCATTGTCCATTTTCGGACGGATCATGTTAGTTATTTCTATTGTAAACAGGGCAAGTGTGGCAATGAGTGCAAGAAATGAACCttactattaaaaaaaaacaagtatAGTTTATAACCAGATATCTCTTCTGGAAAAGTTGTAAAACAATGTCCACCAAGGGACGGGTGCACGCAAACTAAACAAGTCCCTTCTGTGTCTCTAGATTTTCAACTTTCTGAACACTTGCAAGTTGCAAATCCAAGAAAATGGCTTCACAAGAATTTGTATGAATGCATGAACAATCACCCAACATGGAGTGGCAGAAATCAGAATCCTTGCCTTTGTCATGAACTATGAACATACATTGCACCTGCAGAAATGCACCTCTTCGCATCCACGGGACTCGATTCACTTCCTTCGAAACCGAACCCGTTGGAGGAACCGATACTCTTCCAATGCTGACCACTCCCAAACTCCAAATCTTCGTCGATTTCCTCAATCTTCAGTACATCAGAGATCAACAGGTGTCTCTGGCACGAAAATGTGCCTAAAGAAACCGATCTCCTAAGCTGCTCGATTTCTCGATCACTTCCCATGTTCAAATCCCTCGCTTCTTGATCATTTTGCAGGCTAACCACCACTTGTTCGTGACATTCTTGATCATCCACCACCACCAGCGTCAAGTCATTGGGGCGATGAACCTCGAAACGGCTCGCGTTCCCAGCCGCAGAGGCAGGAGTCCCTGCCTCCGGAGGCGTATTCGGACGAACAACGACCACGACACCGGCACGACACAGGGGGCAACTGGAGTGAGATTTAAGCCATGTGTCGATGCAAGGGAGGTGAAAAGCGTGGCTGCACTTTGGCAAAAGCCTGAGGGACTCGTTCTCTTGGAACTCACTGAGACACACCGCACAATCACTCACTTCCACTGATCCATCGCTCTTCTGATACTTGAAAACTGTTATGTTCTTGATGAGTGATTCATCCAATCCGTTGGGCGGAACCTGGCCCGGATCATTCCCCCCCGCCTCGCCGCGAATCTCGTCCGTCCCCACCACTATGTTGCTGTGATCATCTGATCTTCTCTTGCAGTATCTGGAAAGGATTATGTAGTAGCTCACTAGGAGCAAACCGGTGGCTAAAACGCCGATCACGGCGATGATCAGAGGGGAGAAAGAGCTGCCGGAATCATCGTCGGATGGCGGCGGCGGAGGGAAGATCAAGTAGCAGAACTGTGGGCAGTATATGCTGCAGATTGCCTGTGAACAATCCTGAAAATTGTCGTAGGTTGCCCAAGGATTTGGATTTCCGGCAGAACCCATGATCGAAATCGTTGGTTTTGTAAGATTCTTGGGATCAATGCATGATCTTGATCGAAATATTGGAGGGATTTGGATCAGTTGAAGATTAGAGGAGTCTAAGCTAAGAAGAGCTTTGATGGGAAGGGTGCTAAAGTGAAAGTGAAGGTGAAACTTGCtgtttccttttccttttttttttttcttctttttattcttAATATATGCTAAAGACTAAAGTGAATGGTGTGagtttcatatatttttttatgaaatccTAACTCCAAAATTTTTAGTCATCATCTCTTCATTTCTTGTTttctatcttttttttttcttttttcgttAGACCGAACGATTGTATATATGTAGTAGAACTTATAATATTGTAAAACATAAATGTACGATACAACGATATTGAATGATGTTcattagattaaaaaaatatttaatgagtACCTTTCGAGTTGAGCCATCATTGGTCTATCACCTAAATGTCATCTATCACCTAAATGTCAGCTAAAGTTGTAACATTAATAAGAAAAATAATGTcttaaagtatatatatatttgatttttttaaatttgttcaagtagaGTCGTGTGGCCCCTCCTCTACTTTTCTATCTTTTGGAGACTCTACTTTAAGCATGTTATTATCTCCAAGAAATGATGGTTTATTGACCAGAATATGGCAGGGttcgaaataaataaattgaatttaaataGAACAATATTATAATTGATGATCACGTAATTTTGTAATTCGTTTATATCTATAAAAATAGGGACCATTGGGGTGTTATTTTTCAATGTGGAAGAAAATGACCACAATAAAATACAAGACCAAATCCAATGCTGGAAATTTCATTTCAATTTAATTTATGATAATGAttatcataattatttttaaagttttctcTTGTCTCATTTAATTCGACTTCATTTTCAATTTATAATTTAGATAAATAATTGAATCCTTTAGGATGCACGTTAATCAATTAAATACGGAAATTTGGGACGGAAAAATATCCTCCATCTACAACAATCTTACATCTTTCATTcatgaaatatgaaaatttaaattatttaatttaaattattcaattgcaaataatgattaaaaaataaattttcaacgAGCAGAATTTTTCATTTCAATAAATAAGATAGCCCccacttaattaaataaaagtaaTATTCATTGAAAAAATAGTTTACTCTACTAATAGACAACTCTAGATTTTTTTTCCCAAGAGACTCATTATTTCGAGAAAAAAATTGGGAGATCACAAAAATATCCCAATGAATTTCCATGAGAATATTAACTGGATTTGATTAATTTCACTTTGAATCAACTTTTTCCCTTCGAATAAACTTTTGTACCTTATTCTCTCAAAATAGGTAAAGATAATTAAAGAAGTGAATTTTTA
Proteins encoded:
- the LOC140884106 gene encoding RING-H2 finger protein ATL52: MGSAGNPNPWATYDNFQDCSQAICSIYCPQFCYLIFPPPPPSDDDSGSSFSPLIIAVIGVLATGLLLVSYYIILSRYCKRRSDDHSNIVVGTDEIRGEAGGNDPGQVPPNGLDESLIKNITVFKYQKSDGSVEVSDCAVCLSEFQENESLRLLPKCSHAFHLPCIDTWLKSHSSCPLCRAGVVVVVRPNTPPEAGTPASAAGNASRFEVHRPNDLTLVVVDDQECHEQVVVSLQNDQEARDLNMGSDREIEQLRRSVSLGTFSCQRHLLISDVLKIEEIDEDLEFGSGQHWKSIGSSNGFGFEGSESSPVDAKRCISAGAMYVHSS